One Saccharomyces kudriavzevii IFO 1802 strain IFO1802 genome assembly, chromosome: 4 genomic region harbors:
- the HPT1 gene encoding hypoxanthine phosphoribosyltransferase (similar to Saccharomyces cerevisiae HPT1 (YDR399W); ancestral locus Anc_5.491), whose amino-acid sequence MSANDKQYISYNNVHQLCQVSAERIKNFKPDLIIAIGGGGFIPARILRTFLKEPGVPTIRIFAIILSLYEDLNSIGSEVEELGVNVCRTQWIDYEQCKLDLVGKNVLIVDEVDDTRTTLHYALSELEKDAAEQAKAKGIDTEKSPEMKTTFGIFVLHDKQKPKKADLPAEMLNDENRYFAAKTVPDKWYAYPWESTDIVFHTRMAVEQGNDIFIPEQEEKQ is encoded by the coding sequence ATGTCCGCAAATGATAAACAATACATTTCGTACAATAACGTACATCAGCTATGTCAAGTATCCGCTGAGAGAATTAAGAATTTCAAACCGGACTTGATCATCGCCattggtggtggtggtTTCATCCCCGCTAGAATTTTACGTACTTTCCTTAAGGAACCTGGTGTACCAACCATTAGAATCTTTGCAATTATTCTATCTTTATACGAAGATTTGAACAGTATAGGCTCTGAAGTCGAAGAATTGGGTGTTAATGTTTGCAGGACACAATGGATCGATTACGAACAGTGTAAGTTGGACTTAGTTGGCAAGAACGTTCTTATCGTTGACGAGGTCGATGACACCCGTACTACCCTTCATTACGCCTTGAGcgaattggaaaaggatGCTGCCGAACAGGCAAAAGCTAAAGGTATAGATACTGAGAAGTCCCcagaaatgaaaacgaCTTTCGGGATTTTTGTTCTACACGACAAGCAAAAGCCAAAGAAGGCTGACTTACCTGCCGAAATGTTGAATGATGAGAACCGTTATTTCGCAGCCAAGACTGTTCCAGACAAGTGGTATGCATACCCATGGGAATCTACTGATATTGTTTTCCACACAAGAATGGCTGTTGAACAAGGTAACGACATCTTCATTCCTGAGCAAGAGGAGAAGcaatga
- the URH1 gene encoding trifunctional uridine nucleosidase/nicotinamide riboside hydrolase/nicotinic acid riboside hydrolase (similar to Saccharomyces cerevisiae URH1 (YDR400W); ancestral locus Anc_5.492) — translation MTISKIPIWLDCDPGHDDAIALLLGCFHPAFNLLGVSTCFGNAPPENTDYNARSLLTAMGKAQAIPVYKGAQRPWKIEPHYAPDIHGISGLDGTSLLPKPTFEARTDKTYIEAIEEAILASDGEISFVSTGALTTLATLLKYKPHLKKSIKYISIMGGGLYGLGNCNPNLSAEFNVWIDPHAANAIFCDPEVKDKCIVAPLNLTHKAIATYKVNEAIYNEDNNSNFRKLFFELFQFFAHTYKDVQGFDSGPPVHDPVALIPLLEFYGWDLPSVIGFDYSRMDISCIDDVFNENLGEIIIEKEYPSHGNVGSIVGLDLNVQYFWDQVFTALNRANKLSTIE, via the coding sequence ATGACTATTAGTAAAATACCCATATGGCTTGACTGTGATCCTGGCCATGACGATGCTATAGCTCTTTTACTGGGCTGTTTTCATCCAGCTTTCAATCTTCTAGGGGTCAGCACATGTTTCGGTAATGCACCACCCGAAAATACTGACTATAATGCTCGCTCTCTTCTTACTGCAATGGGCAAAGCTCAGGCAATCCCGGTTTATAAAGGTGCTCAGAGACCTTGGAAAATAGAGCCTCACTACGCACCTGACATCCATGGCATATCAGGTTTAGATGGCACTTCACTATTACCTAAGCCAACATTCGAAGCAAGAACGGATAAGACATATATTGAAGCCATTGAAGAAGCAATACTGGCCAGTGACGGTGAGATATCCTTTGTTTCCACCGGGGCTCTCACTACATTAGCTACGCTTCTAAAGTATAAACCacacttgaaaaaatctatTAAATACATCAGTATTATGGGGGGTGGACTTTATGGCCTAGGAAACTGTAATCCAAACCTTTCCGCTGAATTCAACGTCTGGATTGATCCTCACGCAGCGAATGCCATATTCTGTGATCCCGAAGTAAAAGACAAATGCATAGTTGCACCTCTGAATTTAACCCACAAGGCTATAGCTACTTATAAAGTCAACGAAGCAATTTACAATGAAGACAATAACTCCAACTTCCGAAAATTGTTTTTCGAgctctttcaattttttgctcATACTTATAAGGATGTACAAGGCTTTGATTCAGGCCCGCCTGTGCATGATCCGGTGGCTTTGATACCACTTCTGGAGTTTTATGGGTGGGACTTGCCATCTGTAATTGGGTTTGATTACAGCAGGATGGATATATCCTGCATTGATGATGTTTTTAATGAAAACCTGGGGGAAattatcattgaaaaagagtATCCAAGCCACGGCAATGTTGGCTCAATCGTCGGTCTAGATTTGAATGTCCAATATTTTTGGGACCAAGTTTTTACAGCTTTAAACAGGGCAAATAAATTGTCAACGATTGAATAG
- the DIT2 gene encoding putative cytochrome P450 (similar to Saccharomyces cerevisiae DIT2 (YDR402C); ancestral locus Anc_5.493): protein MGIFKILGLILFLIISYIAFVVVVPPLNLPKNIPTIPFYVIFLPVIFPIDQTELYDLYIRESMEKYGAVKIFFGSRWNILVSRSEYLSQIFKDEDTFAKSGNQKKIPYSAIAAYTGDNVISAHGKVWRDYRNAITKGLQHFDDAPISKNAKLFCNKIKERVQNGQVSVHMGPLSQRLALDNISQVALGFDFATLKHEKNALHELLIHIKKQIFHPFFLTFPFLDLLPIPSRRKTFRDIARFRGLLVKRVQDQLINNYKFEQTTFAASDLIRAHNKGTIDYKQLSDNIVIILVAGHENPQLLFNTSLYLLAKYSSKWQERLRQEVKNVTDPKALADLPLLNAFLFETVRMYPPLNTIINRCTTKVCKLGMDIVIPKNVYVGYNNFGTSHDAKNWGPTANDFEPDRWGSDIETIRKNWRLAKNRCVVTAFHGGRRACLGEKLALTEMRITLAEMLNQLKWSLDPEWEEKFTPAGPLCPLNLMLRFKENVAK, encoded by the coding sequence ATGGGGATTTTTAAGATTTTAGGATTGATTCTATTTCTTATAATTTCTTACATAGCCTTCGTGGTCGTCGTTCCTCCTTTAAATCTTCCTAAAAATATACCTACCATTCCGTTTTATGTAATATTTTTACCAGTTATATTTCCCATTGACCAAACAGAGTTATATGATCTTTATATAAGGGAGTCAATGGAAAAGTATGGCGCtgtaaaaattttttttggttcaCGATGGAATATTCTCGTTTCTCGTTCTGAATACTTATCACAAATTTTTAAGGATGAAGATACTTTTGCAAAGAGTGGTAaccagaagaaaattccaTACAGTGCTATCGCTGCTTACACTGGCGACAACGTTATTAGCGCACATGGAAAAGTTTGGCGGGATTATAGAAATGCTATAACAAAGGGGCTACAGCATTTTGATGATGCGCCAATATCCAAGAATGCGAAACTCTTTTGcaataaaataaaagaaagggtACAAAATGGGCAGGTTTCGGTTCATATGGGGCCCTTGTCTCAGAGGTTGGCATTGGACAATATTTCTCAGGTGGCTCTTGGATTTGATTTTGCTACATTgaaacatgaaaaaaatgctttgCACGAGCTCTTAATTCATATTAAGAAGCAGATATTTCATCCGTTCTTCCTAACTTTCCCATTTCTTGATTTGCTTCCTATCccttcaagaagaaaaacctTCAGGGATATTGCGAGGTTCAGAGGACTCCTCGTTAAAAGAGTTCAAGACCAGTTGATTAATAATTACAAATTTGAACAAACGACATTTGCTGCCAGTGATTTGATTCGTGCTCATAATAAAGGAACAATTGATTACAAACAATTATCCGATAACATCGTTATTATTCTTGTTGCTGGCCATGAAAATCCTCAGTTGCTTTTTAATACTTCATTGTACCTCTTGGCTAAGTACTCAAGTAAATGGCAGGAGAGACTCAGGCAGGAAGTAAAAAATGTTACCGACCCGAAAGCCCTAGCGGATTTACCTTTACTCAATGCGTTTCTTTTCGAGACAGTTCGGATGTATCCTCCTCTAAACACAATTATTAATAGGTGCACTACTAAAGTATGCAAGCTCGGAATGGACATTGTAATACCTAAGAATGTGTATGTTGGGTACAACAATTTTGGAACATCACATGATGCCAAAAACTGGGGTCCTACAGCGAACGATTTCGAACCGGATAGATGGGGCTCAGATATTGaaacaataagaaaaaactggaGACTTGCCAAGAATAGATGCGTCGTGACGGCGTTTCATGGAGGCCGAAGAGCGTGTTTGGGAGAGAAGTTAGCCTTGACTGAAATGAGGATCACCTTAGCTGAAATGCTGAACCAGTTGAAATGGTCCCTTGACCCAGAAtgggaagaaaaattcactCCTGCAGGACCGCTTTGTCCTCTCAATTTGATGTTAAggttcaaagaaaatgtagcaaaataa
- the DIT1 gene encoding Dit1p (similar to Saccharomyces cerevisiae DIT1 (YDR403W); ancestral locus Anc_5.494): MTITGNLLPSSEKSEPTSASSHSSSSDTLKDVDIPHNGADSSTYSKFLALYCRSDKNDTFKSLEEKQNCKFGEQWPTFVDTIAGLDCYGSEISGRVTERILPAPLADKFTNNLGMAVKISEYTRDDECQIRGCVTTIENENTFNNWFIYHILDQSRLSLSEHLIVDKEVKYHELFADFFEKNLKNTIVNDQWDFGGRDYFIERARYFTDRYLRIECILPAFPCKSSNEQKVYGSVPDKGEELALKRLIKATQDLVEVYPPGMKIWIVSDGHVFSDCIGVDDDVVSEYTTKLHELYGRVAIPGVDAIGFCGLNELFFSGAASEIFNPNWVSDTEVAHYTGTQICPKSDLSRQILMKGCDTDAGRLRKQIAIDGHPRLHLYRGFSRFMMEDLSLLEHFQSFSKKKFKKVISMIAFNMIKRNDAYSNLVELIFPHHLRISIHAHTNSGPKFGIKVISSEQCSIVSSLEDLDEPKFEDFLHIPTPWHNCVVKVEDDKEKYFLTKSKVIKDAIEKGSYDGEWKDTRFDIGEGGHFVIRKTS; the protein is encoded by the coding sequence atgacaattACAGGCAATTTGCTTCCAAGCTCTGAGAAATCAGAACCGACATCTGCTTCTTCACATTCTTCTTCGAGTGACACGTTAAAAGATGTTGATATTCCTCACAATGGGGCTGATTCATCAACGtatagtaaatttttgGCTTTGTATTGCAGAAGtgacaaaaatgatacTTTCAAgtctttggaagaaaaacagaATTGTAAATTTGGAGAGCAATGGCCCACTTTTGTCGACACCATAGCTGGATTGGATTGTTACGGCTCTGAAATAAGTGGTAGAGTTACGGAAAGAATCTTGCCAGCCCCACTAGCTGACAAGTTTACTAATAATTTGGGAATGGCAGTCAAGATTTCTGAATATACACGTGATGACGAATGTCAAATTCGCGGTTGTGTTACTACGATTGAGAATGAAAACACTTTCAATAACTGGTTTATATACCATATTTTAGATCAATCTCGGTTATCTTTGAGTGAGCATCTAATCGTAGACAAGGAAGTTAAATACCACGAACTATTTGctgatttctttgagaaaaatttgaaaaacacGATTGTGAATGACCAGTGGGACTTTGGTGGCCGTGATTACTTTATTGAACGTGCAAGATACTTTACTGACCGATATTTGAGAATTGAATGTATCTTGCCAGCTTTTCCCTGCAAGTCATCCAACGAGCAAAAAGTGTATGGTTCTGTCCCTGATAAAGGCGAGGAGCTtgctttgaaaagattaatCAAGGCTACACAAGATCTAGTTGAGGTATACCCGCCAGGTATGAAGATTTGGATCGTTAGCGATGGTCACGTTTTTTCTGATTGTATTGGGGTTGACGATGACGTCGTCAGTGAATATACCACCAAATTACATGAATTATATGGGAGAGTTGCTATTCCTGGGGTGGATGCTATTGGATTTTGTGGGTTGAATGAATTGTTCTTTAGTGGTGCAGCTagtgaaattttcaatccAAATTGGGTTTCTGACACTGAAGTTGCGCACTACACGGGAACTCAAATCTGCCCCAAATCCGATTTATCAAGAcaaattttgatgaaagGCTGCGACACAGACGCTGGTCGTTTGAGAAAGCAGATCGCCATAGATGGACATCCAAGGTTGCATCTGTATAGGGGCTTTTCACGTTTTATGATGGAGGATTTGTCTTTATTGGAACATTTCCAAAGTttttcgaaaaagaaattcaagaaagtcATTTCAATGATTGCATTCAACATGATCAAGAGAAATGACGCTTATTCGAATCTGGTAGAGTTGATATTTCCACACCATTTAAGAATTTCCATTCATGCGCACACCAACAGCGGACCCAAATTTGGTATCAAAGTGATCTCAAGTGAACAATGTTCTATTGTCAGTTCATTGGAAGACCTTGACGAAccaaaatttgaagatttcttACACATTCCAACACCTTGGCACAATTGTGTCGTCAAGGTGGAAGATGACAaggagaaatattttttgacGAAATCAAAAGTCATCAAGGATGCTATTGAAAAGGGAAGTTATGATGGTGAATGGAAGGATACTCGTTTTGACATTGGAGAAGGGGGACATTTCGTCATCAGAAAAACTTCCTAA
- the RPB7 gene encoding DNA-directed RNA polymerase II subunit RPB7 (similar to Saccharomyces cerevisiae RPB7 (YDR404C); ancestral locus Anc_5.495) yields MFFIKDLSLNITLHPSFFGPRMKQYLKAKLLEEVEGSCTGKFGYILCVLDYDNIDIQRGRILPTDGSAEFNVKYRAVVFKPFKGEVVDGTVVSCSQHGFEVQVGPMKVFVTKHLMPQDLTFNAGSNPPSYQSSEDVITIKSRIRVKIEGCISQVSSIHAIGSIKEDYLGAI; encoded by the coding sequence AtgttttttatcaaagacCTTTCGCTTAATATCACCCTTCATCCCTCCTTTTTCGGCCCCCGAATGAAGCAATATCTCAAGGCAAAGTTACTAGAAGAGGTTGAAGGTTCCTGTACGGGTAAATTCGGGTATATTCTTTGTGTGCTGGACTACGATAATATAGATATTCAACGTGGGAGAATACTACCCACTGATGGATCGGCCGAGTTCAACGTGAAATATAGAGCCGTCGTTTTTAAGCCGTTCAAAGGGGAAGTGGTGGATGGCACAGTCGTTTCATGTTCCCAACACGGGTTCGAAGTGCAAGTGGGTCCGATGAAGGTATTTGTCACCAAGCACTTGATGCCCCAGGATCTGACCTTTAACGCAGGCTCCAATCCTCCATCATACCAAAGTTCGGAAGATGTCATTACAATAAAAAGTAGAATTAGAGTTAAAATCGAAGGTTGTATCAGCCAAGTGAGTTCCATTCACGCAATCGGTAGTATCAAAGAAGATTACTTGGGCGCTATTTAA
- the MRP20 gene encoding mitochondrial 54S ribosomal protein uL23m (similar to Saccharomyces cerevisiae MRP20 (YDR405W); ancestral locus Anc_5.498) — MPRLTVVTKNVLYPLQKTFAAGSYGQAGTRSLASVVEATSRNANTNANARVDMKVSERIYKWTKAGVEQGKEHFKVGGNRVYFPKARIILLRPNAKHTPYQAKFIVPKSFNKLDLRDYLYHVYGLRAMNITTQLLHGKFNRMNLQTTRFREPQIKKMTIEMEEPFIWPEEPRPGENTFWDSTTPDNMEKYREERLNCLGSDANKPGTAFDGVVGPYERVAQPFVPRFWKREMDNKRERYSAELQRADKLIALDRYVKDLH, encoded by the coding sequence ATGCCACGGTTGACGGTTGTAACTAAAAATGTGCTGTATCCATTGCAAAAGACCTTTGCAGCGGGCAGTTACGGGCAGGCTGGAACAAGGTCATTAGCTTCCGTGGTGGAAGCTACGTCGAGAAACGCCAACACCAACGCCAACGCCAGAGTGGACATGAAAGTAAGCGAGCGGATCTATAAGTGGACAAAGGCAGGTGTGGAACAAGGTAAGGAACATTTCAAAGTTGGTGGAAACAGGGTCTACTTCCCAAAGGCCAGAATAATCCTACTAAGACCCAACGCGAAGCATACGCCATACCAAGCAAAATTCATCGTCCCAAAATCGTTCAACAAGCTGGACCTGAGGGACTACCTCTACCACGTCTACGGGTTAAGAGCAATGAACATCACGACGCAGCTGCTGCACGGAAAGTTCAACCGCATGAACTTGCAAACCACTCGATTCAGGGAACCGcagatcaagaaaatgactATCGAGATGGAGGAACCGTTTATTTGGCCCGAGGAGCCTCGCCCGGGCGAAAACACCTTTTGGGACAGCACCACACCGGACAACATGGAAAAGTATCGCGAGGAAAGACTGAACTGTCTGGGCTCCGACGCTAACAAGCCTGGCACAGCTTTCGACGGGGTTGTGGGACCCTACGAGCGGGTGGCCCAACCTTTTGTACCCCGGTTCTGGAAACGAGAGATGGACAATAAGCGAGAGCGTTACTCCGCGGAACTGCAGCGCGCAGACAAGCTTATCGCCCTGGACAGGTATGTAAAGGATCTTCACTGA